In Arthrobacter citreus, a single genomic region encodes these proteins:
- a CDS encoding heme-binding protein — translation MKTILKIELEEAKVMIEAAKKKSEEINVPETIAIVDDGGYVIALERMNGARITGPEIAIAKAYTAAGHKRSTHLFNTEPNGPALPGNEAFGIQHMLNGKFAIFVGGFPIVVNGEVIGGVGISGGNGAQDTAVGTAALQALQELLSNDGYEVITDADIKK, via the coding sequence ATGAAGACAATATTGAAAATAGAACTAGAAGAAGCAAAAGTAATGATTGAGGCTGCAAAGAAAAAATCAGAAGAAATTAACGTACCAGAAACGATTGCAATTGTAGATGATGGAGGATATGTTATTGCGCTTGAACGCATGAATGGTGCTCGTATTACTGGTCCAGAAATTGCGATTGCTAAAGCATATACCGCAGCAGGACACAAGCGTTCGACTCATTTATTTAATACAGAGCCTAATGGACCAGCTCTTCCAGGAAATGAGGCATTTGGCATACAACATATGTTAAATGGAAAATTTGCTATTTTTGTTGGAGGTTTTCCAATCGTAGTTAACGGAGAAGTTATTGGTGGTGTGGGGATTAGTGGCGGAAATGGAGCGCAGGATACAGCTGTAGGTACTGCAGCTCTGCAAGCTTTACAAGAGCTACTTTCAAATGATGGTTATGAAGTCATTACGGATGCAGACATAAAAAAATAA
- a CDS encoding aldehyde dehydrogenase family protein, with protein sequence MIDLLTTKLETFKNYICGEWIESSNNKTFQSINPANKEEIVGIFQASAEQDVNQAIEAASKAFPEWAQTPPSKRAAILNKAAAILEQRVDQLAGELTREEGKIISAAKQEVLRSAETLRYYAIEGQSFTGETFPNDDPSMRVTTEREPLGVISVITPWNFPLSIPSRKIAPALITGNTVVFKPSSDTPLIAFRLVEALHEAGIPKGVINFVTGSSSDIGDILVKHPAIRGVTFTGSTSAGEHIHKNTSFTTRTQMELGGKNPLIVMDDADVDLAVNLAVNGGFHLTGQACTGTSRVIVMKEVKEQFVQKLVEKTSALRIGDGFDESVIIGPLANEKQLKNVLKYIEIGKGEGALLEYGGQQLSYGNYENGYYIEPAIFTNVKPDMRIAKEEIFGPVVAVIEVESYEEAVSIANDVEYGLSASIVTNNLKLAHQFTKDVQAGTVKVNRTTTGNLMNAPFGGVKRSSTSTFRESGRVGLEFFTQIKTVYIGY encoded by the coding sequence ATGATAGATTTGTTAACTACTAAACTGGAAACTTTTAAAAATTACATATGTGGAGAGTGGATCGAGTCTTCAAATAATAAAACATTCCAAAGCATTAACCCGGCAAATAAGGAAGAGATTGTTGGCATATTTCAAGCATCAGCAGAGCAAGACGTTAACCAAGCCATTGAAGCAGCAAGTAAAGCATTTCCTGAATGGGCACAAACTCCCCCTTCTAAACGTGCAGCTATTTTAAATAAGGCGGCAGCTATTCTCGAACAAAGAGTCGATCAACTAGCAGGCGAGTTAACACGCGAAGAAGGGAAAATTATAAGTGCAGCTAAACAGGAGGTACTCCGTTCGGCAGAGACGCTTCGTTATTATGCAATTGAAGGACAAAGCTTTACGGGAGAAACATTCCCGAACGATGATCCGAGTATGAGGGTTACAACAGAACGTGAACCTCTTGGAGTTATTTCAGTTATTACGCCTTGGAACTTCCCATTATCTATACCATCTAGAAAAATTGCTCCTGCATTGATTACCGGAAATACGGTCGTTTTCAAGCCATCCTCTGATACACCTTTAATTGCTTTTCGACTCGTCGAAGCGCTACACGAAGCTGGTATTCCAAAGGGAGTTATCAATTTTGTTACTGGAAGTTCGTCTGATATCGGGGATATTTTAGTTAAACATCCAGCTATTCGTGGAGTTACTTTTACGGGATCTACTAGTGCTGGGGAGCATATTCATAAAAACACATCCTTTACGACAAGAACACAAATGGAGCTTGGTGGAAAAAACCCACTAATTGTAATGGATGACGCAGATGTAGACTTAGCAGTGAATCTGGCAGTGAATGGAGGCTTTCATCTTACTGGTCAGGCATGTACGGGTACTAGTCGTGTCATTGTTATGAAAGAAGTAAAAGAGCAATTTGTTCAGAAATTAGTAGAAAAAACAAGCGCTTTAAGAATCGGTGACGGATTTGATGAAAGTGTCATTATTGGACCGCTTGCGAATGAAAAGCAGTTAAAAAATGTTCTGAAATATATTGAAATTGGAAAAGGTGAGGGAGCGTTACTTGAATACGGCGGTCAACAACTTTCGTATGGAAATTACGAAAATGGCTACTATATCGAACCAGCAATATTCACGAATGTAAAGCCGGATATGCGAATTGCGAAAGAAGAGATTTTCGGACCAGTAGTAGCCGTGATTGAAGTTGAAAGCTATGAAGAAGCCGTTTCAATTGCTAACGATGTTGAATATGGACTATCTGCTTCGATTGTTACAAATAATTTGAAACTGGCTCATCAATTTACGAAAGATGTTCAGGCGGGGACTGTCAAAGTAAATCGTACAACAACTGGTAATTTAATGAATGCTCCATTTGGTGGAGTAAAACGATCTAGTACTTCTACTTTCCGTGAGTCAGGCAGAGTCGGACTTGAATTCTTTACTCAAATAAAAACAGTTTATATCGGTTATTAA
- a CDS encoding iron-containing redox enzyme family protein, translating into MTRLLSKDEFRKELEEAIKGNHSQKAPFTVAWAEGKLERSHFARWAENHYHYVGPFADYLAYIYHNTPNLPKFEDAKDFTLQNMYEEEIAGDRHTDLLIRFAEACGTTRERVLDPNNMAATTLGLQSWCFAVAARENFVVATAALVVGLESQVPDIYRKQTPALREKYNFTDEEIEFFDLHIVSDEIHGERGYKIVLDHADTPELQQRCLEVVRTGAKMRRMYMDGLWREYLEKDLGALVQA; encoded by the coding sequence ATGACTAGATTATTATCTAAAGATGAGTTTCGTAAGGAGTTAGAGGAAGCAATTAAAGGGAACCATAGCCAAAAGGCACCTTTTACTGTAGCATGGGCTGAAGGAAAATTAGAGCGTAGCCACTTCGCTCGCTGGGCTGAAAACCATTACCATTATGTTGGACCTTTTGCAGATTACTTAGCTTATATCTACCATAACACTCCAAACTTACCAAAATTTGAAGACGCTAAAGATTTCACTTTACAAAATATGTATGAAGAAGAGATCGCTGGCGATCGTCATACAGACTTATTAATCCGATTTGCTGAAGCTTGTGGAACAACTCGTGAGCGAGTATTAGATCCTAATAACATGGCTGCAACAACATTAGGCTTACAAAGCTGGTGCTTTGCAGTAGCAGCACGTGAAAACTTCGTAGTTGCAACTGCAGCATTAGTAGTAGGACTTGAGTCTCAAGTTCCTGACATTTATCGCAAGCAAACTCCAGCTCTACGTGAGAAGTACAACTTTACAGATGAAGAGATTGAATTCTTCGACTTACACATCGTATCAGATGAAATTCATGGAGAGCGCGGATATAAAATCGTACTTGATCATGCTGATACTCCTGAGTTACAACAACGCTGCTTAGAAGTAGTTCGTACTGGTGCAAAAATGCGCCGCATGTATATGGATGGCTTATGGAGAGAATATCTTGAGAAAGATCTTGGCGCACTAGTACAAGCATAA